In the genome of Burkholderiales bacterium, one region contains:
- a CDS encoding M23 family metallopeptidase, with protein sequence MPFFGVVAAFGIAPDTVPERVDIRQVVEEVALPATATAPPQAEQRYWREERVRGGDTVATIFSRLAIDDTEALAFLLQARDVRSLYQLVPGRAVRAVTTADGRLERFTYLNADGMRLLLERTESGLRVTEEAPPQEARIAHSSGEISTSLFAATDAAGLHENVALQLADIFSSDIDFHRDLRKGDRFSVIYEANYADGEFVGVGRVLAAEFINADRVHRAVYFRDDSGRAGYYTPDGRNVRKSFLRSPLEFSRVTSGFTSARFHPVLKTWRAHRGVDYAAPTGTRVRATADGVVLAAGWQSGYGKVIRIRHTNGYATVYGHLSGFAHGIHRGTRVAQGEVIGYVGQTGLATGPHLHYEFLVNGGQVNPMRLALPPGPPITEASRSAFAGASQPLFARLDILRNTNLAQLD encoded by the coding sequence ATGCCCTTCTTCGGTGTGGTCGCGGCGTTCGGTATCGCGCCGGACACGGTGCCCGAGCGAGTCGATATCCGTCAGGTCGTCGAAGAGGTCGCGCTGCCTGCGACCGCCACCGCCCCGCCGCAGGCCGAGCAACGTTACTGGAGAGAGGAGCGGGTTCGCGGCGGGGATACAGTGGCGACGATCTTCTCCCGGCTAGCGATCGACGACACGGAGGCGCTCGCCTTCCTGTTGCAAGCGCGCGACGTCCGGTCGCTCTACCAGCTCGTGCCCGGCCGCGCGGTGCGCGCCGTGACCACCGCGGACGGGCGGCTCGAGCGCTTTACCTACCTCAATGCCGATGGCATGCGGCTGCTGCTGGAACGCACGGAGTCCGGCCTTCGCGTGACCGAGGAAGCGCCTCCTCAGGAGGCGCGCATCGCGCACAGCTCGGGAGAGATCAGCACGTCGCTCTTCGCCGCCACCGATGCGGCCGGCCTGCACGAGAACGTCGCCCTACAGCTGGCCGATATCTTCTCCAGCGATATCGACTTCCACCGCGACCTGCGCAAGGGTGATCGCTTCTCGGTGATCTACGAGGCCAATTACGCCGATGGCGAGTTCGTCGGCGTGGGCCGCGTGCTCGCAGCCGAGTTCATCAACGCCGACCGCGTGCATCGCGCCGTCTACTTCCGCGACGACTCGGGCCGCGCAGGCTATTACACGCCGGATGGGCGCAACGTGCGCAAGAGCTTCCTGCGCTCTCCGTTGGAATTCTCGCGCGTCACCTCCGGCTTTACCAGCGCCCGGTTTCATCCCGTCCTGAAGACCTGGCGGGCGCATCGCGGTGTCGATTACGCGGCGCCGACCGGCACGCGCGTGCGCGCTACCGCGGACGGCGTGGTGCTCGCGGCCGGCTGGCAGAGCGGCTACGGAAAGGTGATCAGAATCCGTCACACCAACGGTTACGCCACCGTCTACGGACATCTGTCGGGCTTTGCGCACGGCATTCACCGCGGCACACGGGTGGCGCAGGGAGAGGTGATCGGCTACGTCGGACAGACCGGACTGGCAACCGGCCCGCACCTGCACTACGAATTTCTGGTCAACGGCGGACAGGTCAATCCCATGCGCCTTGCACTGCCGCCCGGTCCACCGATCACCGAAGCTTCGCGCTCCGCTTTCGCCGGGGCTTCCCAGCCGCTCTTCGCACGCCTCGATATCCTGCGCAACACCAATCTCGCGCAGCTCGACTAG
- a CDS encoding anhydro-N-acetylmuramic acid kinase, protein MPGLDASGQLFLGIMSGTSADGVDAVALDLSATVPKLCGRHYQPFAPELRARILALQAASANELHEAALVSNELSRLYASSALSALKDARRQASEVRAIGCHGQTVRHRPDLGYTLQLVNGALLAELTGITVVCDFRSRDIAAGGQGAPLVPAFHAAMFSSPRTHRVIVNIGGIANLTDLPGNDAVRGFDTGPGNVLLDAWSEKHLGLPHDEDGRWARAGRVLPDLLRRLLAHGYFAHTPPKSTGRDEFNLRWLESHLSGGEKPQDVQATLLELTAATIAAAVTEHCRGAAEIYACGGGVHNSALMESLRRAMPGVVVDTTEMLGIAPDWVEACAFAWLARRALEGAPGNLPSVTGARAPRVLGAIHRA, encoded by the coding sequence ATGCCTGGACTGGACGCCTCCGGGCAACTGTTTCTGGGCATCATGTCCGGGACCAGCGCGGACGGCGTCGACGCCGTCGCGCTGGACTTGTCCGCGACTGTGCCCAAGCTATGCGGGCGGCACTACCAGCCATTCGCTCCGGAACTGCGCGCACGCATTCTGGCCTTGCAGGCCGCTTCGGCCAATGAATTGCACGAGGCTGCGCTGGTCTCGAACGAGTTGTCCCGCTTGTACGCCAGCTCAGCTCTGAGCGCCCTGAAGGATGCACGCAGACAAGCTTCGGAGGTGCGGGCCATCGGATGTCACGGCCAGACGGTGCGCCATCGCCCGGACCTGGGCTACACGCTGCAGCTCGTCAATGGCGCGTTGCTCGCGGAGCTGACCGGTATCACGGTGGTTTGCGATTTCCGCAGCCGCGACATTGCCGCTGGCGGGCAAGGAGCGCCGCTCGTCCCCGCTTTCCACGCGGCCATGTTCTCCAGTCCCCGGACGCATCGGGTCATCGTCAACATCGGCGGCATCGCCAATCTGACCGACTTGCCCGGTAATGACGCGGTGCGCGGTTTCGACACCGGACCGGGAAACGTGCTGCTCGATGCCTGGAGCGAGAAGCATCTGGGGCTCCCGCATGACGAGGACGGACGCTGGGCACGCGCCGGGCGCGTGCTGCCGGACCTGTTACGCCGGCTGCTGGCGCATGGCTACTTCGCGCATACGCCCCCCAAGAGCACCGGACGCGACGAGTTCAACCTGCGCTGGCTGGAGAGCCATCTGAGCGGCGGCGAGAAACCGCAGGACGTTCAGGCGACGTTGCTCGAACTCACCGCCGCGACCATTGCGGCGGCGGTGACGGAGCATTGCCGCGGCGCGGCCGAGATCTACGCTTGCGGAGGCGGTGTCCACAACAGCGCGCTGATGGAGTCGCTCCGGCGCGCCATGCCCGGCGTGGTGGTGGATACGACAGAAATGCTGGGGATCGCGCCGGACTGGGTGGAGGCATGTGCCTTTGCCTGGCTCGCCCGGCGCGCTCTGGAGGGCGCACCAGGCAATCTTCCGTCCGTCACGGGGGCGAGAGCACCCCGGGTGCTCGGCGCGATCCATCGCGCCTGA
- the erpA gene encoding iron-sulfur cluster insertion protein ErpA, giving the protein MNAVGEMPAPLIFTDSAARKVKELIDEEGNANLKLRVFVTGGGCAGFQYGFTFDEAVNDDDATMEKNGVTLLIDPMSYQYLVGAEIDYQEGIEGAQFVIRNPNATTTCGCGSSFSA; this is encoded by the coding sequence ATGAATGCAGTAGGCGAAATGCCGGCACCGCTGATCTTCACCGACAGCGCCGCGCGCAAGGTCAAGGAACTGATCGACGAGGAAGGCAACGCCAACCTCAAGTTGCGCGTGTTCGTCACCGGCGGCGGCTGCGCCGGATTCCAGTACGGGTTTACCTTTGACGAGGCCGTCAACGACGATGACGCCACGATGGAGAAGAACGGCGTCACGCTGCTGATCGACCCGATGAGCTACCAGTATCTGGTCGGCGCGGAGATCGATTACCAAGAAGGAATCGAGGGCGCTCAGTTCGTCATCAGGAATCCGAACGCTACGACGACCTGCGGCTGCGGCTCGTCCTTCTCCGCCTAG
- a CDS encoding polymer-forming cytoskeletal protein, whose amino-acid sequence MFGNKPSKPQNRIDSLIGAGTVVEGNIAFTGGLRVDGRVRGSVLTADDQPSTLVLSEKAQIEGEIRVSHAVINGTVIGPVYGAEYVELQPKSNVTGDVHYRTIEIQLGAVVQGRLVHQDDERAGKVVSLKGSGSD is encoded by the coding sequence ATGTTCGGAAACAAACCCTCTAAGCCGCAGAATCGGATCGACAGTCTGATCGGGGCCGGCACGGTAGTGGAAGGCAACATCGCGTTCACCGGTGGGCTGAGAGTCGACGGCCGCGTGCGCGGCAGCGTGCTCACGGCCGATGATCAGCCGAGTACCTTGGTTTTGAGCGAAAAGGCCCAAATTGAAGGAGAAATCCGGGTCTCGCATGCCGTGATCAACGGCACCGTGATCGGGCCCGTCTACGGGGCCGAGTACGTGGAGTTGCAGCCGAAGTCGAACGTGACCGGAGACGTGCATTACCGGACGATCGAAATCCAGTTGGGTGCGGTCGTCCAGGGACGGCTGGTCCACCAGGACGACGAGCGTGCAGGAAAAGTCGTGTCGCTGAAAGGGTCTGGCAGCGATTGA
- a CDS encoding DUF6776 family protein: MKRKFGISAPRVAVQSQVAWYWRWLAIAAAVGLVVAIALLAYDLGRRNAGFDRSAAQREQARLQELNGDLEEENNSLRRQIAAIDRQLQIELSTQGNLSGQIQVLSEENALLKEDLAFFQTLMASGGEPGGITINRFRVQPDALPGEYRYRLLIVQSRQRVREFRGRLQFVVDMEEGGKPTVVTIPAENDNTQVYNLSFKFYQRVDGTFMLPPSAVVKRVQVRVLENGNPTPLSTQSVTLS, translated from the coding sequence TTGAAGAGGAAATTCGGCATCTCCGCGCCTCGGGTGGCGGTCCAGTCCCAGGTTGCCTGGTACTGGAGGTGGCTCGCCATCGCCGCTGCGGTCGGGCTCGTGGTCGCAATCGCTCTGCTGGCCTATGACCTTGGCCGGCGCAACGCCGGATTCGACCGCAGTGCAGCGCAGCGCGAGCAGGCACGCTTGCAGGAGCTGAACGGCGACCTAGAAGAGGAGAACAACTCGCTGCGGCGGCAGATCGCGGCTATCGATCGTCAATTGCAGATCGAGCTTTCCACCCAGGGCAATCTGTCGGGGCAGATCCAGGTGCTCTCGGAGGAGAACGCGCTGCTGAAGGAAGATCTCGCGTTCTTTCAAACGCTGATGGCTTCTGGCGGAGAACCCGGAGGAATCACGATCAATCGTTTCCGGGTCCAGCCGGATGCGCTGCCCGGCGAGTACCGATACCGCCTGCTGATCGTGCAGTCGAGGCAGCGCGTGCGGGAGTTCCGGGGAAGGCTGCAATTCGTGGTGGACATGGAAGAAGGCGGCAAGCCCACCGTGGTCACGATTCCCGCCGAGAACGACAACACGCAGGTCTATAATCTTTCGTTCAAGTTCTATCAGCGTGTGGACGGCACGTTCATGCTGCCGCCTTCCGCCGTCGTCAAACGAGTACAGGTGCGCGTGTTGGAAAACGGCAACCCGACACCGCTGTCGACACAGTCCGTCACTTTGTCTTGA
- the argC gene encoding N-acetyl-gamma-glutamyl-phosphate reductase, whose protein sequence is MIKVGIVGGTGYTGAELLRILAQHPKASLEVITSRREKGVGVAELFPSLRKRLDLRFSDADDPRLAQCHLVFFSTPHGVAMEQAPALLEAGVRIIDLAADFRLKDAAAFERWYKMPHACPQLLAEAVYGLPEVHREAIRRARIVANPGCYPTAVQLGFLPLLEAGAVDAEHLIADAKSGVSGAGRKAEVHILFSEASDNFKAYGVTGHRHHPEIEQGLAAFAGRGVRVTFVPHLTPLIRGIHATLYARLTRDLDVQALFEKRYAAEPFVDVMPAGSHPDTRSVRGANHCRLAIHRPGNGDTVVVLSVIDNLVKGAAGQAVQNMNLMFGLPETLGLEQVALLP, encoded by the coding sequence ATGATCAAAGTCGGAATCGTCGGCGGGACGGGCTACACGGGCGCGGAACTGCTGCGGATCCTCGCGCAGCACCCGAAGGCTTCGCTGGAGGTCATCACTTCGCGCAGAGAAAAAGGAGTTGGGGTCGCCGAACTCTTCCCCAGTCTGCGCAAGCGACTGGATCTGCGATTTTCGGACGCGGACGATCCCCGCCTGGCGCAATGCCACCTCGTGTTCTTTTCCACGCCACACGGGGTAGCGATGGAGCAGGCGCCGGCTTTGCTCGAGGCCGGGGTGCGGATCATCGACCTGGCCGCCGATTTCCGTCTGAAGGACGCTGCGGCATTCGAGCGCTGGTACAAGATGCCGCACGCCTGCCCGCAGCTGCTGGCCGAAGCGGTGTACGGCCTTCCGGAGGTTCACCGGGAAGCGATTCGGCGTGCGCGCATCGTCGCCAATCCCGGTTGCTACCCGACTGCGGTGCAACTCGGATTCCTGCCGCTTCTGGAAGCCGGCGCCGTGGATGCCGAGCACCTGATCGCCGATGCCAAATCCGGGGTGAGCGGAGCCGGGCGCAAGGCGGAGGTTCACATTCTGTTTTCCGAAGCCTCCGACAACTTCAAGGCCTATGGCGTGACGGGACACCGGCATCATCCCGAGATCGAGCAGGGGCTGGCGGCGTTCGCGGGTCGCGGGGTGCGCGTGACTTTCGTCCCGCATCTGACACCTCTCATCCGCGGCATTCACGCCACACTTTATGCGCGACTCACCCGGGACCTCGATGTGCAGGCGCTGTTCGAGAAGCGCTACGCGGCCGAGCCGTTCGTCGACGTCATGCCGGCAGGCAGCCATCCCGACACGCGCTCGGTGCGGGGCGCGAACCATTGCCGGCTGGCGATCCATCGTCCTGGAAACGGCGACACGGTCGTGGTCCTTTCGGTGATCGACAACCTCGTCAAGGGAGCGGCGGGTCAGGCCGTGCAGAACATGAACCTCATGTTCGGTCTGCCCGAGACCCTCGGGCTCGAGCAGGTCGCGCTGTTGCCATGA
- the rpsI gene encoding 30S ribosomal protein S9, with protein sequence MAVAAQPNYGTGRRKTAVARVRIRPGSGKILVNDKPVDEFFSRETGRMLVRQPLEVTNLQTAFDIFVNVRGGGESGQAGAVRHGIARALIEYDASLKPALRQAGLVTRDAREVERKKVGLHKARRRKQYSKR encoded by the coding sequence ATGGCGGTAGCAGCCCAACCCAACTACGGAACCGGCCGGCGCAAGACTGCGGTGGCGCGTGTACGCATCAGACCGGGCAGCGGGAAGATCCTGGTCAACGACAAGCCCGTCGACGAGTTCTTTTCCCGTGAGACCGGGCGCATGCTGGTACGGCAGCCCCTGGAGGTGACCAACCTGCAGACGGCTTTCGACATCTTCGTGAACGTTCGCGGAGGCGGTGAGTCCGGCCAGGCGGGCGCGGTGCGCCACGGCATCGCACGGGCGCTGATCGAGTACGATGCCTCGCTCAAGCCCGCGTTGCGACAGGCGGGTCTGGTGACCCGCGATGCCCGGGAGGTCGAGCGCAAGAAGGTGGGTCTGCACAAGGCTCGCCGCCGCAAGCAATACTCGAAGCGTTGA
- the rplM gene encoding 50S ribosomal protein L13, with protein MKTYSAKPHEVRRDWFVIDATDKVLGRLAVEIARRLRGKHKPVFTPHVDTGDYIVVVNADKIRVTGRKAQAKTYVRHSGYPGSLARTSFEKLQARFPERVLELAVKGMLPKGPLGYAMLKKLKIYAGPEHPHVAQQPQSLNV; from the coding sequence ATGAAAACCTACTCGGCCAAACCGCACGAAGTGCGTCGCGACTGGTTCGTGATCGACGCGACCGATAAAGTGCTCGGGCGGCTCGCGGTAGAGATCGCGAGGCGCCTGCGCGGCAAGCACAAGCCGGTGTTCACGCCTCACGTCGATACCGGCGACTACATCGTCGTGGTGAACGCGGACAAGATCCGGGTCACCGGCCGCAAGGCTCAGGCCAAGACCTATGTTCGCCACAGCGGATATCCCGGGAGTCTTGCACGGACGAGTTTCGAAAAGCTGCAGGCTCGCTTTCCGGAACGCGTGCTCGAGCTGGCGGTGAAGGGCATGCTGCCGAAGGGTCCTCTCGGATACGCCATGCTGAAGAAGCTCAAGATCTACGCGGGCCCCGAGCATCCGCACGTCGCCCAGCAGCCACAGTCTCTGAACGTGTGA
- a CDS encoding Do family serine endopeptidase: MRKLWSLFSQAVTISLAVLFVVATLRPDLVTWGGRNGAVLTIRETADEARAGAHAGSLRVAARKAMPAVVNVFTTKEVKVPRQPFMDDPLFRRFFGDSFDDETRQSSSLGSGVIVGPEGYILTNHHVIEAADEIEIALADGRKARARVVGTDPETDLAVLKAEISGSVPSITFGNLQALSVGDVVLAIGNPFGVGQTVTMGIVSALGRSHLGISTFENFIQTDAAINPGNSGGALVDASGNLVGINSAIYSRTGGSLGIGFAIPADLARKVMEEIVRTGTVTRGWIGVEVQDLTPELADSFRLPDTQGTLIAGVLRGGPADRAGIRPGDILLQVENQKVTDSATMLNLIAALEPGKSAMLSILRDRKELQVKVNVGKRPRPAARAALE, translated from the coding sequence ATGCGCAAGCTGTGGTCATTGTTTTCGCAGGCGGTCACGATCAGCCTGGCGGTTCTGTTTGTGGTGGCAACCCTGCGTCCCGACCTGGTGACATGGGGCGGTCGCAACGGTGCCGTGCTGACGATCCGCGAAACAGCCGACGAGGCGCGCGCGGGCGCGCATGCCGGTTCACTGCGTGTCGCAGCCCGCAAGGCGATGCCGGCGGTGGTGAACGTCTTCACCACCAAGGAAGTCAAGGTGCCGCGGCAACCGTTCATGGACGATCCGCTGTTTCGCCGCTTCTTCGGCGACTCGTTCGACGACGAGACCCGCCAGAGTTCCAGCCTCGGGTCGGGCGTGATCGTGGGCCCGGAAGGCTACATCCTGACCAACCACCACGTGATCGAAGCGGCTGACGAAATCGAAATCGCCCTGGCCGACGGACGAAAGGCGCGCGCACGCGTGGTGGGCACCGACCCGGAAACCGATCTCGCCGTCCTGAAGGCGGAGATCTCCGGATCGGTGCCTTCGATCACGTTCGGCAACCTGCAGGCACTGTCCGTCGGCGACGTCGTGCTCGCGATCGGCAATCCCTTCGGCGTGGGTCAGACCGTCACCATGGGCATTGTCAGCGCACTGGGCCGCAGCCATCTCGGCATCAGCACGTTCGAGAACTTCATCCAGACCGACGCCGCAATCAACCCCGGCAATTCGGGCGGCGCGCTGGTCGATGCATCCGGCAACCTGGTCGGCATCAACAGCGCGATCTACTCACGCACCGGCGGATCTCTGGGCATCGGGTTCGCCATTCCCGCCGACCTGGCGCGCAAGGTCATGGAGGAGATCGTGCGCACCGGCACGGTGACACGCGGCTGGATCGGCGTGGAGGTGCAGGATCTTACTCCGGAACTGGCCGACTCCTTCCGCCTCCCGGACACGCAAGGCACGCTCATCGCCGGCGTGCTGCGCGGCGGTCCGGCTGATCGCGCGGGCATCCGCCCCGGCGACATTCTGCTGCAGGTGGAAAACCAGAAGGTGACCGATTCCGCGACGATGCTCAATCTGATCGCCGCACTGGAACCGGGCAAGTCGGCCATGCTCAGCATCCTGCGCGACCGCAAGGAACTTCAGGTCAAGGTCAACGTCGGCAAACGGCCACGCCCGGCCGCTCGCGCGGCGCTGGAATAA
- the tatC gene encoding twin-arginine translocase subunit TatC — protein MSEPDTFMSHLIELRDRLLRCIVALLVVFIALFPWASEIYALVAKPMLAALPNSGQMIATGVVTTFFVPVKVTMLAALLIALPFVLYQIWAFVAPGLYQHEKRLVAPLVISSTILFFCGMAFAYFVVFPIVFTFLAKFAPAGVSYMPDIQAYLDFVLTTFVAFGITFEVPIAVVVLVRAGVVSVSKLREIRPYVIVGAFVIAAIFTPPDVISQLLLAVPLCALYEMGIVVATWVARPQRAAQSDSA, from the coding sequence ATGAGCGAGCCCGACACCTTCATGTCTCACCTCATCGAGCTGAGGGACAGGCTCCTGCGCTGCATCGTCGCCCTTCTGGTGGTTTTCATCGCGCTTTTCCCGTGGGCGAGCGAGATCTATGCGCTGGTGGCGAAACCGATGCTCGCCGCGCTGCCCAACAGCGGGCAGATGATCGCCACCGGCGTGGTCACGACGTTCTTCGTGCCGGTCAAGGTGACGATGCTCGCGGCGCTGCTGATCGCGCTGCCTTTCGTGCTGTATCAGATATGGGCCTTCGTCGCGCCGGGTCTGTATCAGCATGAAAAGCGTCTCGTCGCCCCGCTGGTGATTTCGAGCACGATTCTGTTTTTCTGCGGGATGGCATTCGCCTATTTTGTCGTATTCCCCATCGTGTTCACCTTCCTGGCGAAATTCGCCCCCGCGGGCGTGTCCTACATGCCTGACATCCAGGCCTACCTGGATTTCGTGTTGACGACTTTCGTGGCCTTCGGCATCACTTTCGAAGTGCCGATCGCGGTCGTGGTGCTGGTGCGGGCCGGCGTGGTTTCGGTCTCGAAGCTGAGGGAAATTCGCCCTTACGTGATTGTCGGGGCCTTCGTGATCGCCGCGATCTTCACTCCACCCGACGTGATCTCGCAGCTTTTGCTGGCGGTTCCGTTGTGCGCGCTGTACGAGATGGGAATTGTGGTCGCGACCTGGGTCGCGCGCCCGCAGCGGGCGGCGCAATCCGATTCGGCCTGA
- the tatB gene encoding Sec-independent protein translocase protein TatB encodes MFDIGFSEIFLIAVVALVVIGPERLPRVARTLGHLFGRLQRYVAEVKADINREIELDELRKLQSTMQEAAREIEQSVSNQVQYVENEVKQAESEARQAVESAVAPLSGIDLASGLQTPEPAAQADKPQDETPQLELGFDSRSRAETAPK; translated from the coding sequence ATGTTCGACATCGGCTTTTCCGAGATTTTTCTCATCGCCGTCGTTGCGCTTGTCGTCATAGGTCCCGAGCGGCTGCCGCGCGTGGCGCGCACGCTGGGGCACCTTTTCGGTCGGCTGCAGCGTTACGTGGCCGAAGTCAAGGCCGACATCAATCGGGAGATCGAGCTCGACGAACTGCGCAAGCTGCAGTCCACCATGCAGGAAGCGGCGCGCGAGATCGAGCAGAGCGTTTCGAATCAGGTCCAGTACGTAGAGAACGAGGTCAAGCAGGCCGAGAGCGAGGCGAGGCAGGCGGTGGAATCCGCGGTGGCCCCGCTGAGCGGAATCGATCTTGCCTCCGGCCTGCAGACGCCGGAGCCCGCAGCGCAGGCCGATAAACCCCAGGACGAGACCCCTCAGCTGGAGCTGGGTTTCGATTCCCGTTCCAGGGCCGAAACCGCGCCGAAGTAG
- the tatA gene encoding Sec-independent protein translocase subunit TatA — MGSFSIWHWLIVLLVVVLIFGTKKLANIGSDLGKAVRGFKEGMKTDEDAKVTAKLENGGVGQTIEGEIKEKTKG; from the coding sequence ATGGGTTCGTTCAGCATCTGGCATTGGTTGATCGTTCTTCTGGTCGTGGTACTGATTTTCGGGACCAAGAAGCTCGCCAACATCGGCAGCGACTTGGGCAAGGCGGTGCGCGGATTCAAGGAAGGCATGAAGACCGACGAAGACGCGAAAGTGACCGCCAAACTGGAGAACGGCGGCGTCGGACAGACCATCGAGGGCGAAATCAAGGAAAAGACCAAGGGTTGA
- a CDS encoding histidine triad nucleotide-binding protein, whose product MSAQDCIFCKIVRGEIPSKKVYEDEEILGFHDIHPVAPVHFMLVPKEHIASLAHVEERHQSVLGKILLMAPRLAREQGSPDGFRTIINTGRIGRQDVLHLHVHIIGGKDPLPGMIQKVK is encoded by the coding sequence GTGAGCGCTCAGGACTGCATCTTCTGCAAGATCGTGCGAGGGGAGATCCCGAGCAAGAAGGTGTACGAGGACGAGGAGATCCTCGGCTTTCACGACATTCACCCAGTGGCGCCCGTGCATTTCATGCTCGTTCCCAAGGAGCACATCGCTTCCCTGGCGCACGTCGAAGAGCGCCATCAGTCCGTTCTCGGCAAGATCCTGCTGATGGCGCCGCGCCTGGCGCGGGAACAAGGTTCCCCGGATGGCTTTCGAACCATCATCAACACCGGGAGGATCGGCAGGCAGGACGTTTTACACCTTCACGTGCATATAATCGGCGGCAAGGATCCACTGCCCGGCATGATTCAAAAGGTAAAGTGA
- a CDS encoding phosphoribosyl-ATP diphosphatase, translating into MIDTDILRRLAQTIASRRNSDPRTSYVASLFAKGQDAILKKVGEESVETLLAAKDGDKLHLVRETADLWFHCLVMLAWHGLGPDDVLAELRRREGISGVDEKRDRTDG; encoded by the coding sequence ATGATCGACACCGACATCCTCCGCCGGCTCGCGCAGACGATCGCGAGCCGGCGCAACTCCGATCCGCGCACTTCCTACGTTGCGAGCCTGTTCGCGAAGGGCCAGGACGCAATCCTGAAGAAGGTGGGAGAGGAGTCGGTGGAGACCCTGCTCGCCGCGAAGGACGGTGATAAACTGCATCTGGTCCGCGAGACGGCGGATCTTTGGTTTCACTGCCTCGTGATGCTGGCATGGCACGGTCTCGGCCCGGACGACGTTCTCGCCGAGTTGCGGCGCAGGGAAGGCATCTCGGGAGTCGACGAGAAGCGGGACCGGACCGACGGTTAG
- the hisI gene encoding phosphoribosyl-AMP cyclohydrolase: MSESWLDEVAWDADGLVPAIAQDAVSGKVLMMAWMNRQALSETVRTGQAVYWSRARARLWRKGEESGHVQHVSEVRLDCDGDVVLLQVRQGGGIACHTGRERCFFRKLQDGCWIATEAPLKDPGQIYKRK; encoded by the coding sequence GTGAGCGAAAGCTGGCTGGACGAAGTTGCGTGGGACGCAGACGGCCTGGTGCCGGCGATCGCGCAGGACGCCGTCAGCGGGAAGGTGCTCATGATGGCGTGGATGAACCGTCAGGCGCTGAGCGAGACGGTGCGCACAGGCCAGGCGGTATACTGGTCGCGCGCGCGCGCGCGCCTTTGGCGCAAGGGCGAGGAGTCGGGGCACGTTCAGCACGTGTCGGAAGTACGCCTGGACTGCGATGGCGACGTTGTGCTGTTGCAGGTGCGGCAAGGCGGAGGAATCGCCTGCCACACCGGTCGCGAGCGATGTTTCTTTCGCAAGTTGCAGGACGGGTGCTGGATCGCCACCGAAGCGCCGCTGAAAGATCCAGGCCAAATCTACAAGCGAAAATGA
- the hisF gene encoding imidazole glycerol phosphate synthase subunit HisF: MGLAKRIIPCLDVTDGRVVKGVRFVELRDAGDPVEIARRYDEQGADEITFLDISASAEHRALIPGIVEQVAAQVFIPLTVGGGVREVGDVRRLLNAGADKVSINTAAVRNPGLVEEAAGRFGSQCIVVAVDARRVPGSAPLRWEVFTHGGRRPTGIDAIDWGRRMQAAGAGEILLTSMDRDGTRQGFDLELTRAFCDTLDIPVIASGGVGSLEHLLEGIRVGGADAVLAASVFHYGELTVGQAKRFLAAHDIEVRL, translated from the coding sequence ATGGGTCTAGCCAAGCGCATCATTCCCTGCCTCGACGTGACCGACGGACGGGTCGTGAAGGGTGTCAGGTTCGTGGAGCTGCGCGATGCCGGCGATCCGGTCGAGATCGCACGGCGCTATGACGAGCAGGGTGCGGACGAGATCACCTTCCTGGACATCTCCGCGAGCGCCGAGCATCGGGCGCTGATCCCGGGGATCGTCGAGCAGGTTGCCGCTCAGGTATTCATTCCTCTCACCGTGGGTGGGGGGGTGCGGGAAGTGGGCGACGTGCGCCGGCTGCTCAACGCCGGCGCCGACAAGGTGAGCATCAACACGGCGGCCGTCCGGAACCCCGGGCTGGTGGAAGAGGCCGCAGGCCGATTCGGTTCGCAGTGCATCGTCGTGGCCGTGGATGCCCGGCGCGTTCCGGGCAGCGCGCCGCTGCGCTGGGAAGTGTTCACCCATGGCGGGCGCAGGCCGACCGGCATCGACGCCATCGACTGGGGCCGGCGGATGCAGGCAGCGGGGGCGGGAGAGATCCTGCTCACCAGCATGGATCGCGACGGGACACGGCAGGGGTTCGATCTGGAGCTCACCCGCGCGTTCTGCGACACGCTGGACATCCCCGTGATCGCGAGCGGAGGCGTGGGAAGCCTCGAGCACTTGCTCGAAGGTATCCGCGTGGGCGGAGCGGACGCCGTCCTCGCGGCGAGCGTGTTTCACTACGGTGAGCTCACGGTGGGGCAGGCCAAGCGCTTTCTCGCCGCCCACGACATCGAGGTACGGCTGTGA